The genomic stretch TGGCACATCAAAACAAGCTCTCCAAACATCaatcaaaaacaaatctgaCCTGCGTAGATCAGAAAAGACCGACTGACATTCCTTACTAGAAAAGACAAAGTTTAGGTATTAACTAAGcttattatatttgtatgtaatgtgtactttcaataaattaaaaaaaggtgagAATCTGAACATCTGAAGCCCCTTTGGACTCGCTGTTTTGGTTCTACTGCACATTAAGAGTATGGTTCTGTCTCAGTACTCTCATTAAGTGTGCGTTCAACACAAGAAGATAGCAAAAATAGCTGAAAAATACACAGCATCAACTGAACATAAGTTTGATCAAAATTTTCAATGCATCATTTGTGTATTACTGGAAAGAAAGACTAGCTagtgacataaaataaatgactatTCATCAATTGTACTTTTATGATCTAGATAACGACGGCTGTATCACACATAAATGAAgccataaataataaaaacttccACCTTGGTGAAAAGATTCTTCACCTGAATGGTTTCTTTTACATGCAACCAAGTGTCTTCAGTGGTATTTCCATCTCAAGTGAATGCAgcataaaatgacattataaTGCCCTTGTCTAATCAGAGTAATCGTAACTGTGCAGCACAATACCAAGCAGGCATGTCAGTGTCAacatagatataaatataaatgaaggGTGATGTCTTATGTACTGGAAATGAGTCTGTGGCTGCCAGGCCTTTAGGCCATTAGGAAACCTCAATCAGTGGTGTCTGTACATGTGAATCTATGCCTGAGCCTTATatactacagtatatgtgttATGATGTACCTGACCTTCTAATCTGTGCAGCTGCAGTGTCCTCTCTGTGCTCTGTCGTAATCATGGGTCTTTACCTCAATTACAGCCCTTGATCCACTCACTATGGAGGGGGagcaacacacactgacacacacattttatatctAAACAATAGACTCCGTACAAAATTACTCTTTCTTTCCTGAGGGTCGCTATGATGAAGGACAAGCGATTTGCATTTGATCCGCCTTTACaatcttttgttttattcaatcaAATATCTTTTTGAGGTTTTATATGTTGagatgtgtttaatgttgtgtctGACAACCTTTGTTCAgatcatttgtcttttttccatctAATACCGAGGAGATGTAACTGTCCTAtacataatgtttattttgcatTGAAAACTGTGGATATAACTTTATCCCACTGGGTTTAAAGAATTTCATAAAATGGAGGATGGTAGAATTtgtcaacacaaaaaaacatgtaaatcaaAGATTAAAGTTGTCATGTCTATGAAAAAATTACTGAATTTTTACGTAGACAGTAATTGTCTGTGGACCTGCGGATGTGTCTGAAAtaaagtttcttcttcttctaagcTGTAATAATGCCTTTCCTCCACCTAATCTAGCATTACTTGCAAGTCCAAGAGTTAGCATATCATTAACAAACCACATGAGTTTGTTTTGTTacaagtttcatttaaaaaaaagcctcattCACAACTAGCGCATCCACCGTGTACAAACTGGTGTTATTGGATTCAGGGTAATGTTATCAGCTCTGTCCTGTTCTTTATTGGATTTGGGGATCAGAAGTTTACACTCCAGAAACCAAAGCcaaaagcttcatattaacttcaaataaacttttcattatatttttgctcgaaaagaggactgtggattttgtcccccatcacttacattgtggGTTTATATGGAAGGGATTTTCTcttggtcagtatgaacaggaggaaagattacagcaagcaaaacctgAAGACAAACTTGAATattgtgaatctgtcctttaacTAAGGAAAATAGGGCTCAGTGAATGGTCTAAtgactcttttctttttctttgtgtcacCAACATGCAGACTCTACGGTGAGCTGACAAACTGCACGTTCCTGGTTGCTATGAATCTGAATTGCTACTGGCCCAACCGACAGGTGGACGAGTTCTTCATCCAGGTGCATAAGCACTACTTCAACGAATGCTCGCTGTCTGGACGTCTCCTGAGGGACCCACCCAACCGCATCCTGGGTCCGTTCATTGCGGTGCCCATCCTGGTCACCCTCCTCATGACTGCACTGGTGGTGTGGAGGAGCAAACGCAGTGAGGGGATTGTTTAgtgaagggaagggaagaaagtGGGGGGGGGTCACTCAAGACAAGAGGTACTTTGCGTTCCTAAGGTTGCACCATATTCAGTGACCAAAGGATCTCTTTTCCTGAGTGTTGGTGTTTCGGGAAGATGTGTCACTTGGTCCACAATCCACTATATTATGGACATAAAAGGGGAGCTAAAGGAGATAAACTTAAAGCTGGATCCTTATTGAGAGATGTTTCAACACATCTACACCAATTCTCATGACTACAGTCCAACAAGCACTGAACCAGGACAGTGACTGCTGGAAAGatattgtaaatgttaaaaaaaaaaaaaaaaatcacaagaaTCTTGGATGTGGTTATAACGCCACTACACATACAAGGATATGACAGCTTTTTTTGGACACCATGAAAATAACTGTCGCCTACTATACAGCAGGAGTGAAATACAGTGCTGAACTTTCCCAGGAGACCCGTTCGCACTACGACAAGGATACTACAAGGACAGTTACTCAGACCTCTGTTAGGGAACCCAGGGATTTCAGATTTGACTctgtaaatatatgaatatgagATTAATCTATCATTGGATTGTCTGAATAtctttgaaacacaatcaaaaagCAAACCATGATATTCTAAATTAATTTCTCTCAGATATAAATTTGTTTCCATGTTATGCAAAGATACCTAATTTGAACAGATGTGTGTTATATTCTTAATATATACTCTTTATCTTGCAAATGGCTTGCTGTCACACTGTCAAGCTACAGTGAGAGTagaatgtgtttgtctttatttttattttcctttcctctgctcATATGAGACTCTTGGCATAGCTGCAGCTAAATCTCTCTCCTGAAgaggaaacaaataaatgtttctgtaacatactgtaacacAATAAACCAGCTGGAAAAATGCAGGAGATTATGATTTCACAGACTGAAGATTGGCAGCTGTGCAGCACAGGTGAAAATCAGCACAACACAAAAGAGACGGCCACTGCGCTGGGGTTGAGGCCTCAATTAGGACcggctgtgatgatgatgatgtgttcGGCAGCTTCCATCCTCCATCACCAAGGAAACTAAAATGAAGAAATGCCTGCAGTGGTGAAACTATTTGACGATGAAGGCTTTTAAGCCAAGAATCACAGGCAGATGTTTGGGGACTGAAAACTGTTAATTAACCAAAAAGTCTCTTCCTATTTGTTTTCCCTTTAACACCCCTGTTGTccgtgtttttgtttttacgaTATAGAGAGATGCTGTCCCACCAGGCACACACTTTGGTTGCATCCAACTGATTCAGTTATGTGGAAATGTTCAAAAGAATTGAAAGAGTAAAATATTCACAGTGGAGGAATCACAATTCTAACTACAGAGAGAACATAAAAAAAGCAATGTATTAAGTTTGCCAACGCACATCTCTGCTAAACGTTGCCATTGCCTAAAGCACAGCTTGTACATTGTGGACCTTAGGTTTATATTGATTTATGATCTTCCAGTGTGGAAGAGTGTGCCGTGTGAACTGTTTCCTCATTGATATTTTTGAATGCCCTTCATCCTCTGTAAGTCCATTGAGCTGTAACCTGCCTgtcagcaaaacacacacacccacacttcCCCAACATGATCTTCCTTTGTACTTTGTGCCAAAAGCTCttggaaagaagaaggaggcaatgttgattgttttgttgGAGTGACTTCTAATGATTGAATTTTGAAATCTATGATTATGAAGAAAAGCTGAATAAAATGTCTCATTAATGTGTTTGACACATGTCAAGATTGGCACTTCTGTTTCTTATGAGGTAGAGAGATGGTACAGAAGGCTTTTAGGTACGATGTGTTAAGCATGAATGATTAATCCTGCACCACCGCTGAATGCACAAAGTTGAGTCATAATGAATGCACTTGGTTCAAGCCCCTGTGTCATTAGCTTAAGTGTGAAAACTATGAGAAAGGAAAGAGCTATATTTAGTAAAaagtaaacacaacaaaaagctCTCTTGGCACAAACATTTGTTCCCTCTGGAGTTACGAGTAAATGTAAATAAGCCTAATCACTGTCCCATTTTCACAAAGATGCTTTCAGAAATAGCAGAAAAAGAGTAAATGAAAGTGCTCATACAGTGTTATATCTTGCATTAAATTCTGCCTTTCTATTGGTGCTCTCAGGGGACAGGTCAGTGTAAATCACACACCATGGGTGAGTTAAGCCTACAGCTAAATGGAGCATACAGCTTGTTCTTTTATTGCTTCTTAAGCGAAAGGACTAACTTTCTTTTCAAGATCAGTGTTTGAGTTTTTAAGGCAAACTCAAGTCTCAAGATATTTGAGACAAGTGCATGTCAAATCTCAAGACGTGCACAACAAGTCCCAGTCATGCATCAAGTAATTCTGGACAAGTTCAAATCccaagtcatttcagacaagtCCAATACTAAGTTTAAACTTATTTTAGACAAGTGCGGGTCATGTTTCAAGTCATTCGAGGCGAGTGTGAAGTCCAATATGAAAGCTTTAATATGACGTTATATTTGTGCCAGCAGTCAGTTTGTACATAGTTTACAAGTCCTTTCAGTATGAAGGTCTGATAATTAAATATTCAAGGTGTGTGGTTATGTAAGGCCTGTCTGACGCTGTACTTTGAATTTTTTATTGTTCTGCGATATTACCAGTTAACTCTCGAAGGTTTTTGCTTTCACGTCTCAAGACAAGTGATTACGCGGCCAAGCCTCAGCAGTCTCGTCCAAGTCACGACTTCAGTCCGTCTCAAACCTGCAGCTCTGTCATAAGATTGTTTTTTacaggggggaggagaggaggactcTCATTAACCAGTCGATTTGTTTAAGAAAGTACTGTGAAACACTACAAAGCCTTCTGCATGGAAATTTAATTAGAACACTTTCTGCCTCCTGAAGAGCTAATCATATGCTAACAAGAGCAATTACCACTCTGTTTGTCCCATGTtggttttatttgaacaaaGATGCACATGTGAATCTAATAGTCTTTGCACCTGTTAACAACAATTAGGAAACAAAAATATTGAAGTCTTGTTATTTCTAGCAAACTGCTGAGATAACTGCTATTATCCTTAACAGGGAGCCTGAAAAATCACCTtgaatgattttaaaacatcagGAAAGTCTCAAATGTTCCACTTTACAACATAAGTAGATAGTGTAACTTCCATTGCATTGGGGAGGAGGCAGAGATCTCAGAGATGGAAATAACCTCGACAAGTTAATGATGAAAATCACCAGGCAACACGCCTCAATCGCTCAATctgaacatacaaacaaaacatactcTTTAACACGTATTACCATCTTCACAAACAACCTGTCCATCATCTGAAAACCTAATTGCCATCCTTTCATTTACCTGCCTGTAaagtgttcagtctgtcagctAAAATACAATAAcctataataatgataatatataataaaatacaatacatctGTCCTTGATGTAatacaaatgttattttagacagatcttttttttcaaatataataaagtagcaaaatataaatcaatcaCTGCCATAGATTACTGCCACTTCACTGCTTTTGGTGCACAGTTTCATAACATTTCTTGACTGCTGCATCGTTTAATtaacatatattaaaataagtttaaaaacaaacaaacaagtagaGTATCTAATGATgtaaacaaaactacaaacaatTAAAGCATTACACTGAAGACCGTTAAGTCCTTGCTGTCAGCCAAAAACGTTTTCACCCACTCGATCTTACCGTATTAAAGATTTGACTCTCCCTGGTGAGTGATTTATGGAAAAGAAGTGTAACCTGCGGATATATACGCTGAAAGCCATATGTGACACGTAGGGGCAGCATATTGTGACAGCAGCAATGATGCACCAACTtgctaattatttttaaataaccaAGGTTAGTGAGTGGGTTGAGGTCAGAAAGCTCAGACTCAAAGTCTGAAATATCCCCCCTCaagtatttttcttgttttgctgCTCAGttacatcaaataaatacaaaatagttGTTTAAATTTAACAAGTGATGACACTGAAGCTTTGCATGTAAATATACAGACTTCATGATTAGAAAGCTCATATTATGCATAATGTTGCACTGAATAAAGAAACCCTCAAACCGATAGTAAAGGTTAAAATTCAGTATGCAAAGTACTTCAatacttaaaaaatgtaaatctcaTCAGTCGCAAGTTTACAAAATTGCgcttaaataaatcattttatttcttcattttatacAGAGATTAAAAGCATCATTCTTAGTTATTGCAGGTCACATTATACTTCAACTTTTTACAGCAACTTCTTTACCCCATTCATATTTCTAAGCTTTTCTGAAAAGGTTAATCATGAAGTGATGTATGGTAATCCTTATCAGGAAAGGGCTGTTAATACCTGCACATTGTTAGCAGCCATTGCATAGTGTC from Scomber scombrus chromosome 13, fScoSco1.1, whole genome shotgun sequence encodes the following:
- the ramp1 gene encoding receptor activity-modifying protein 1 isoform X2, which translates into the protein MRSQTGAALQKHTLLWLIIVSQCVCALGCGPQYDDAIERFCLAKFRFDMEELDQSNWCSWDDTVELYGELTNCTFLVAMNLNCYWPNRQVDEFFIQVHKHYFNECSLSGRLLRDPPNRILGPFIAVPILVTLLMTALVVWRSKRSEGIV
- the ramp1 gene encoding receptor activity-modifying protein 1 isoform X1 — protein: MRSQTGAALQKHTLLWLIIAVSQCVCALGCGPQYDDAIERFCLAKFRFDMEELDQSNWCSWDDTVELYGELTNCTFLVAMNLNCYWPNRQVDEFFIQVHKHYFNECSLSGRLLRDPPNRILGPFIAVPILVTLLMTALVVWRSKRSEGIV